A genomic segment from Callithrix jacchus isolate 240 chromosome 8, calJac240_pri, whole genome shotgun sequence encodes:
- the BTBD6 gene encoding BTB/POZ domain-containing protein 6 — protein sequence MLLPLACLHGRVAQCLTSLLLLAEPLPRPRRSARARGAASTGPEAAPAAPPAKMAAELYAPASTTAADLANSNAGATAGRKAGPCSPPSAPAPAPPPPAPAPPTLGNNHPESPGWRCCRPTLRERNALMFNNELMADVHFVVGLPGATRTVPAHKYVLAVGSSVFYAMFYGDLAEVKSEIHIPDVEPAAFLTLLKYMYSDEIDLEADTVLATLYAAKKYIVPALAKACVNFLETSLEAKNACVLLSQSRLFEEPELTQRCWEVIDAQAEMALRSEGFCEIDRQTLEIIITREALNTKEAVVFEAVLNWAEAECKRQGLPVTPRNKRHVLGRALYLVRIPTMTLEEFANGAAQSDILTLEETHSIFLWYTATNKPRLDFPLTKRKGLAPQRCHRFQSSAYRSNQWRYRGRCDSIQFAVDRRVFIAGLGLYGSSSGKAEYSVKIELKRLGVVLAQNLTKFMSDGSSNTFPVWFEHPVQVEQDTFYTASAVLDGSELSYFGQEGMTEVQCGKVAFQFQCSSDSTNGTGVQGGQIPELIFYA from the exons atGCTGCTGCCCCTGGCCTGCCTGCACGGCCGCGTCGCTCAGTGCCTGACCTCCCTGCTTTTGCTTGCAGAGCCGCTCCCGAGGCCCCGGCGCAGCGCGAGAGCGCGGGGCGCGGCGTCCACAGGCCCCGAGGCCGCCCCCGCCGCCCCGCCCGCGAAGATGGCAGCGGAGCTCTACGCGCCCGCCAGCACGACGGCCGCAGACCTCGCCAACAGCAACGCGGGCGCCACCGCGGGCAGGAAAGCCGGGCCGTGCAGCCCGCCCAGCGCCCCCGcgcccgcgccgccgccgcccgcgcccGCGCCGCCCACACTCGGCAACAACCACCCGGAGAGCCCGGGCTGGCGGTGCTGCCGCCCCACGCTGCGCGAGAG GAACGCGCTCATGTTCAACAACGAGCTCATGGCCGACGTGCACTTCGTCGTGGGGCTTCCGGGGGCGACCAGGACGGTGCCTGCCCACAAG TACGTCCTGGCTGTTGGCAGCTCGGTCTTCTATGCCATGTTCTACGGGGACCTGGCGGAAGTCAAATCTGAAATTCACATTCCAGACGTGGAGCCTGCAGCTTTTCTGACCCTATTAAA GTACATGTACAGTGATGAGATTGATCTGGAAGCCGACACAGTGCTGGCTACGCTGTACGCTGCTAAGAAGTACATTGTCCCAGCATTGGCAAAAGCCTGCGTCAACTTTCTGGAGACAAGTCTGGAAGCCAAGAACGCCTGCGTCCTGCTGTCCCAGAGCCGGCTGTTTGAGGAGCCCGAGCTGACGCAGCGCTGCTGGGAGGTCATCGACGCACAGGCTGAGATGGCCCTGCGGTCCGAAGGCTTCTGTGAGATAGACCGGCAGACACTGGAGATCATCATCACTCGGGAGGCCCTCAACACCAAAGAGGCGGTGGTCTTCGAGGCTGTCCTGAACTGGGCCGAGGCGGAGTGCAAGAGGCAGGGGCTGCCAGTCACCCCACGAAACAAGAGGCATGTTTTGGGACGAGCCCTCTATCTGGTACGAATTCCAACGATGACCCTAGAGGAGTTTGCCAACGGCGCTGCCCAGTCAGACATCCTGACTCTGGAGGAGACCCACAGCATCTTCCTGTGGTACACCGCCACCAACAAGCCCCGCCTGGACTTCCCCCTGACCAAAAGGAAGGGCCTGGCCCCGCAGAGGTGCCACCGATTCCAGTCTTCTGCCTACCGCAGCAACCAGTGGCGGTACCGCGGGCGCTGTGACAGCATCCAGTTCGCAGTGGACAGAAGGGTATTTATTGCGGGGCTGGGCCTGTATGGGTCCAGCTCTGGGAAGGCTGAGTACAGTGTGAAGATTGAGCTCAAGCGGCTTggggtggttctggctcagaaCCTGACCAAGTTCATGTCAGACGGATCCAGTAACACTTTCCCAGTCTGGTTTGAACACCCAGTCCAAGTGGAACAAGACACCTTCTACACGGCCAGTGCCGTCCTGGACGGCAGCGAGCTCAGCTACTTTGGGCAGGAGGGGATGACGGAAGTGCAGTGTGGAAAGGTGGCCTTCCAGTTCCAGTGCTCCTCCGACAGCACCAATGGGACGGGGGTccagggtgggcagatccctGAGCTCATCTTCTACGCCTGA